The Achromobacter deleyi region AGTGATTTTGCTAGTGGTAAAGGCCGTACTCCCGGTGGGCAAGGGCTGCAAAGTGAGCGTCAGCCAGGCAGGGCCGCGCTGCTGATCCAGCAGCAGCGCATCTTGCCAGCCTTGCGGCCGGCGCACCTGCCAGCGGCCAGCCCCGGCTGCCGTACGCAATTCCGTTACCGGGGACAGGGTGCTCCGTGCCGAGTGTAACAGCCCGGCGAGCACAAGCAGGACCGCAACCAGCGCGATCCCCGCCCATGCCTGACCGTGCCAGGACGCGGCCGTCACCGCGCTGGCCGCGGCCGTGGCCAGCGCCAGCCCGAAGAGCGTGGTCGCTCCCCTGGGCTGCGAGACAGGTATGCGAAACGACCAATGCCCGCGGACCGAGCCTTCCAAATCAGACCCGGCGAACGGCCATCGAGCCGTTTGTGCCGCCGAAGCCAAACGAGTTGGACAGGCCGACCTCGATCTTCATCTGCCGCGCCTCATTGGCGCAGTAATCCAGATCGCATTCGGGATCTTGATTGAAGATGTTGATCGTGGGAGGCGAAACCTGGTTGTACACGGCCATGGTCGTGAACACGGCTTCGATGCCGCCGGCGGCGCCCAGCAAGTGGCCGGTCATCGACTTGGTCGAGTTGACCACCAGCTTCTTGGCATGGTCGCCGAACGCCAGCTTCAACGCGTCGGTTTCGTTCTTGTCGCCCAGGGGCGTGGACGTGCCGTGCGCATTGACGTACTGGATGTCATCCGCATTCAGGCCGCCATTGCGCAGGGCGTTCATGACGCCGCGGCGCGGGCCGTCCTTGTCGGGGGCCGTGATGTGGTGCGCGTCCGAACTCATGCCGTAGCCTGCGAGTTCGCCGTAGATGCGCGCGCCG contains the following coding sequences:
- a CDS encoding protein YgfX; this encodes MASAAQTARWPFAGSDLEGSVRGHWSFRIPVSQPRGATTLFGLALATAAASAVTAASWHGQAWAGIALVAVLLVLAGLLHSARSTLSPVTELRTAAGAGRWQVRRPQGWQDALLLDQQRGPAWLTLTLQPLPTGSTAFTTSKITLTVWRQTLRPESWRRLRLLTGAARRARPAVLPQEAS